From a region of the Acomys russatus chromosome 4, mAcoRus1.1, whole genome shotgun sequence genome:
- the Pdrg1 gene encoding p53 and DNA damage-regulated protein 1, whose translation MLSPEAERVQQYLVEVEELAEAVLSDKRQIVDLDTKRNQNREGLRALQKDLSTSDDVMVCFGSVFIKMPHPTTKEMIQKDQEHLDKEIERLRSQLKVKVNRLFEAQGKPELKGFNLNPLNQDELKALKVILRG comes from the exons ATGCTGTCCCCCGAGGCAGAGCGGGTGCAGCAGTACCTAGTCGAGGTGGAGGAGTTGGCAGAGGCGGTGCTGTCTGACAAGCGGCAG ATCGTGGACCTGGACACCAAGAGGAATCAGAACCGAGAGGGCCTGAGGGCCCTACAGAAGGACCTGAGCACCTCTG ATGATGTGATGGTCTGCTTTGGGAGCGTGTTCATCAAAATGCCTCACCCTACGACAAAGGAAATGATCCAGAAAG ATCAGGAACACCTggataaagaaatagaaaggctGCGCAGTCAACTTAAAGTGAAAGTTAACCGCCTCTTTGAAGCCCAAG GAAAACCAGAGCTGAAGGGTTTTAACCTGAACCCCCTCAACCAGGATGAACTTAAAGCCCTCAAGGTCATCTTGAGAGGATGA